Proteins from one Clostridium cellulovorans 743B genomic window:
- a CDS encoding recombinase family protein, with product MPKRSKIKRAGVYCRVSSSKDDQMNSLANQVEKLMSDIVKNPDLKLFDVYVDVSSGRGKYERKNMERLKADCKAGKVDYIITKSVSRFYRDTEYLLRTVRELREIGVEIFFQNENVSSFDKDSELMLAIIGGVAQAESDDKSLNIKWGISKMRENPESKMNNRVFYGYRRDEDGKLIVDEEQAKVVKMIYDMFLDGDSILKIKRKLEEREILTSRGNDKWSKRSIEVILDDERYTGAIRIREGMLIKIIKEHRPAIISISTFQEVKRMRQKRSNVMMTEDGTIVRKSTRYSSPE from the coding sequence TTGCCTAAACGATCTAAAATAAAAAGAGCGGGAGTATATTGCAGGGTTAGTTCATCAAAGGATGATCAGATGAACAGCCTTGCCAATCAAGTAGAAAAATTGATGAGTGATATTGTCAAGAATCCTGACTTGAAATTATTTGATGTATATGTTGATGTCTCATCAGGCAGAGGAAAATATGAACGGAAAAATATGGAGAGACTGAAAGCAGATTGCAAAGCAGGAAAAGTGGATTATATCATTACTAAGTCCGTCAGTCGGTTTTACAGAGATACAGAATATTTACTACGAACTGTGCGGGAATTAAGAGAAATTGGTGTTGAGATATTTTTTCAAAATGAGAATGTTAGTTCTTTCGATAAAGATTCAGAATTAATGCTGGCAATAATTGGTGGAGTGGCACAAGCGGAATCGGATGACAAAAGCCTGAATATAAAGTGGGGGATTAGTAAAATGAGGGAAAACCCAGAATCCAAAATGAATAACAGAGTGTTTTATGGATACAGGCGTGATGAAGATGGAAAGCTGATAGTTGATGAGGAACAGGCTAAGGTGGTTAAAATGATTTATGATATGTTCCTTGATGGAGATAGTATTCTGAAAATCAAAAGGAAGTTGGAAGAAAGGGAAATTTTGACATCACGTGGAAATGATAAATGGTCAAAACGTAGTATCGAAGTTATTCTTGATGACGAGAGATATACGGGTGCTATCAGAATTAGAGAAGGAATGTTAATCAAAATCATAAAGGAACATCGACCAGCTATTATTTCAATTTCTACATTTCAAGAAGTAAAACGAATGAGACAAAAGAGAAGTAATGTTATGATGACAGAGGATGGAACCATTGTGAGAAAGTCGACTCGATACTCTAGTCCAGAGTAA
- a CDS encoding recombinase family protein has product MPVITTIHATLPSVKRRIRVAAYARVSDDELLHSLSAQVSYFSSYIQSNPEWKYVGVYADEAITGTSRKKRDDFNRLVEDCEAGLIDLVLVKSISRFARDTVDTLQVTRHLKELGIDVYFERERIHSMSDDGELLLTLLASFAQEESRSISENIKWAIRKRFQQGIPNGHKAPYGYRWDGEMFRIISEQGKVVKDIYRRYLAGEPAYSIAKGLEADGVVGQSGVPMDDSTIKNILSSISYTGTMVLQKNYINENHVRKYNKGELPQYAVEEMFEPLVSVEDFAKVQQIKQERAKAMPNKDFIKTAFSGMVKCGCCGCSVSRRTTKYGKKWNCNTRERKGKGECELRPIYETELMDAAMTALGAENFDEDEVRRRVEQITIHLDRVEFLLNNGSVKKVMRAYKKGYSGFSGKLTCGCCGGKLESDTWKMGPAGQKQKVKVWNCKNCSAKRVLDEEVRQAVQEILQSKDYEPLFASTFEDMVVFDERFELNDKERKKSVWQRK; this is encoded by the coding sequence ATGCCAGTAATTACAACGATTCATGCGACATTGCCAAGTGTAAAAAGAAGAATAAGAGTTGCTGCTTATGCCCGTGTTTCTGATGATGAATTATTACATTCTTTGTCAGCACAGGTAAGTTACTTTAGTTCCTATATTCAGAGTAATCCGGAATGGAAGTATGTAGGTGTTTATGCAGACGAAGCCATCACGGGTACAAGCAGAAAAAAACGTGATGATTTCAACCGACTGGTGGAAGATTGCGAAGCCGGACTTATCGATCTTGTGCTTGTAAAGTCCATCAGCCGATTTGCAAGAGACACGGTTGATACTTTACAGGTTACAAGACACCTAAAGGAACTCGGCATCGATGTTTATTTCGAGAGAGAACGCATCCATTCCATGTCAGACGATGGAGAACTTCTTCTTACACTTCTTGCTTCCTTTGCACAGGAAGAGTCACGCAGCATTTCAGAAAATATCAAGTGGGCAATTCGTAAGCGTTTCCAACAAGGAATTCCAAATGGTCATAAGGCTCCATACGGCTACAGGTGGGATGGAGAGATGTTCCGTATCATTTCGGAACAGGGAAAAGTGGTAAAAGACATTTACAGACGGTACTTGGCAGGAGAACCTGCATATTCCATAGCCAAAGGTTTAGAGGCTGATGGAGTGGTGGGGCAAAGCGGAGTTCCGATGGATGATTCCACGATTAAGAATATCCTTTCGAGTATTTCTTACACGGGAACGATGGTTTTACAGAAAAACTACATCAATGAGAACCATGTCAGAAAGTACAACAAGGGAGAATTGCCACAGTATGCAGTAGAAGAGATGTTTGAGCCGTTGGTTTCGGTTGAGGACTTTGCAAAGGTTCAGCAGATAAAACAGGAACGTGCAAAGGCAATGCCAAATAAGGACTTTATTAAGACTGCCTTTTCTGGAATGGTCAAGTGTGGCTGTTGCGGGTGTTCCGTCAGCAGAAGAACCACAAAATACGGTAAGAAGTGGAATTGCAACACCAGAGAGCGTAAGGGCAAAGGAGAGTGTGAACTTCGACCAATTTATGAAACGGAACTTATGGATGCTGCCATGACCGCTTTAGGAGCAGAAAACTTTGATGAAGATGAAGTCAGAAGAAGGGTGGAGCAGATAACCATCCATTTGGATAGGGTTGAGTTTCTATTAAACAACGGAAGTGTGAAGAAGGTTATGCGAGCCTACAAGAAAGGCTACAGCGGTTTTTCCGGGAAACTGACCTGCGGTTGTTGTGGCGGTAAGTTGGAAAGCGACACTTGGAAAATGGGACCCGCCGGGCAGAAACAAAAGGTAAAGGTTTGGAATTGCAAGAACTGTTCTGCAAAAAGGGTCTTGGATGAAGAAGTAAGACAGGCTGTGCAGGAAATTTTGCAAAGCAAGGACTATGAACCCTTATTTGCAAGCACCTTTGAGGACATGGTGGTTTTCGATGAAAGATTTGAATTAAATGACAAAGAAAGGAAAAAGAGCGTATGGCAAAGAAAGTAA
- a CDS encoding TnpV protein has protein sequence MVQSLFEELGGKYERQGDYLIPCLTVPAEEEQAIGIWGQRHLDYLKQYRKVTYTNLLTSGRLNAYLADINRQAQERFERLIEGMKQAQGITEQLKAENALEWTGCLNNIRACAREIVEKEIIFA, from the coding sequence ATTGTACAATCATTATTTGAGGAACTGGGCGGCAAATACGAAAGGCAAGGGGATTATTTGATACCGTGCTTAACTGTACCCGCCGAAGAAGAACAGGCAATAGGCATCTGGGGGCAACGGCATTTAGATTATCTAAAACAGTACCGTAAAGTTACATACACCAATCTTCTTACAAGCGGCAGGCTAAACGCCTACCTTGCCGACATCAACAGACAGGCACAGGAACGCTTTGAAAGGCTCATAGAGGGTATGAAACAGGCACAGGGCATAACGGAACAGCTAAAGGCAGAAAACGCCTTAGAATGGACAGGATGCCTCAATAACATAAGGGCTTGTGCGAGGGAGATTGTGGAAAAGGAAATTATTTTTGCATAA
- a CDS encoding serine hydrolase domain-containing protein, with protein MTHTSGYKGYYLESPMVSNFFNGRNDFYGVTKEMVSDKAGNLNMNKASYDFVYSNYGYAVLGLVLESVYETEYTSLLNDFAQNELCLTSTQISDKSGDLGKYWDWKEGDAYLSAGAVTSNIEDMLLYAQMQLEDNSYFSDCHNSLKSINASTEMYKTMGIHMDEIGMSWILDSKNNIIWHNGGTGNYNSYLGFNPETGTAVVVLSNLAPNYRVPATVLGVKLLLELDNEK; from the coding sequence TTGACACATACTTCAGGCTATAAAGGATATTATTTAGAAAGTCCTATGGTTTCTAACTTTTTTAATGGTAGAAATGATTTTTATGGTGTTACAAAAGAAATGGTTTCTGACAAAGCAGGAAACTTGAATATGAATAAAGCAAGTTATGATTTCGTATATTCTAATTATGGTTATGCAGTATTAGGACTTGTTCTTGAGTCAGTATATGAAACGGAATATACAAGCTTGTTAAATGATTTTGCACAAAATGAATTATGTTTAACCTCAACACAGATTTCTGATAAAAGCGGAGACCTTGGAAAGTATTGGGATTGGAAAGAAGGCGATGCATATTTGTCAGCGGGAGCTGTCACATCAAATATTGAGGATATGCTTTTATACGCACAGATGCAACTTGAAGATAATTCATATTTTTCAGATTGCCATAATAGCCTGAAAAGCATTAATGCATCAACTGAAATGTATAAAACCATGGGTATTCATATGGATGAGATAGGAATGTCTTGGATTCTTGATAGTAAGAATAACATCATATGGCATAATGGTGGTACAGGAAATTATAATAGCTATCTTGGTTTTAATCCCGAAACAGGTACAGCTGTTGTTGTGCTTTCAAATCTCGCCCCGAATTATAGAGTCCCAGCTACTGTATTAGGTGTAAAATTGTTATTAGAACTTGATAATGAGAAGTGA
- a CDS encoding acyl carrier protein, which yields MEARKEKIKAFLGRYFRGHELADDENIFELGFVNSLFAMQLVMFVEKEFGLQIGNEDLDFDNFKSINSICTLIESKIK from the coding sequence ATGGAAGCAAGAAAAGAGAAAATAAAAGCATTTTTAGGTAGGTATTTTAGAGGACACGAGTTAGCAGACGATGAGAATATATTTGAATTAGGATTTGTAAATTCTTTATTTGCAATGCAGCTTGTTATGTTTGTTGAAAAAGAATTTGGATTACAAATCGGTAACGAAGATTTAGATTTTGACAACTTTAAGAGTATAAATTCAATTTGTACGTTAATAGAAAGTAAAATTAAATAG
- a CDS encoding cysteine-rich KTR domain-containing protein, producing the protein MMKCEWILCPVCGSKTRNKIRKDTVLENYPLYCPKCRQERLIKVDNLKITVIKEPDA; encoded by the coding sequence ATGATGAAATGCGAATGGATATTGTGTCCTGTTTGTGGGAGCAAAACCCGTAATAAAATTAGGAAGGACACTGTTTTGGAGAATTATCCCCTTTATTGTCCAAAATGCAGACAAGAAAGATTGATTAAAGTTGACAACTTGAAGATAACTGTCATCAAAGAGCCAGACGCTTAA
- a CDS encoding SHOCT domain-containing protein, which produces MTKEAFRNERLYQTTMSKVKNLLNQGLISKEEYKQIDTIFREKYRPNLSSLLFDIDLIQTE; this is translated from the coding sequence ATGACTAAGGAAGCGTTTAGAAACGAAAGACTCTATCAAACGACCATGAGTAAGGTCAAAAACCTCTTAAATCAAGGGCTTATTAGCAAAGAAGAATATAAGCAGATTGATACAATTTTCCGTGAAAAATACCGTCCAAATTTGAGTAGTTTATTGTTCGACATTGACTTGATACAAACCGAATAG
- a CDS encoding acyl-CoA dehydrogenase family protein, which translates to MVIELTPEQIKYQKEFEDFVKEAIIPVADENDRLGRTEPSLIEKIAEKGYLGAMIPKQYDGMGLDNITLGILNEEFAKGCSSMRNLLTVHGMAALALLRWGTETQRDTWLNKMAKGEAIGAFALTEPRIGSDAKSIEATAVADGDDYVINGKKKWITMGQIADFFILFAKCEDKPTAFIVEKDRVGFSKKPMSGLLGVRASMIAELTLENCRIPKENLVGRIGTGLSHVALSCLDYGRYSVACGCVGVAQAALEDSLRYAKERQQFNSTINGNQLIQKMITEMVVNIKAARQLYYKAGYLKDICDPDSIMETWVVKYFASTMLTKITSDAIQIHGGNGVSNEYRVERYFRDARVNEIIEGTTQIHEVLIANNAFRSI; encoded by the coding sequence TTGGTTATTGAGTTAACTCCAGAGCAAATAAAATATCAAAAGGAATTTGAAGATTTTGTAAAGGAAGCAATTATTCCTGTTGCAGATGAAAATGATAGGTTGGGACGTACTGAGCCAAGTCTAATAGAGAAAATAGCAGAGAAGGGTTATTTAGGAGCTATGATTCCTAAACAATATGATGGAATGGGCCTTGATAATATTACTCTAGGAATATTAAATGAGGAATTTGCCAAAGGCTGTTCATCTATGAGAAATTTACTTACAGTCCATGGAATGGCTGCTTTAGCTTTACTTAGGTGGGGGACTGAAACTCAGCGTGATACTTGGCTAAATAAGATGGCAAAAGGTGAAGCTATAGGAGCTTTTGCATTAACTGAACCTAGAATAGGTAGTGATGCTAAAAGTATTGAAGCTACTGCTGTAGCTGATGGTGATGATTATGTAATAAATGGAAAGAAAAAGTGGATAACAATGGGTCAGATAGCAGACTTCTTTATCCTTTTTGCTAAGTGCGAAGACAAGCCTACTGCATTTATCGTGGAGAAAGATAGAGTAGGATTTTCTAAGAAGCCTATGAGTGGATTACTTGGGGTAAGAGCTTCTATGATAGCTGAATTAACCCTTGAAAATTGTAGAATCCCAAAAGAAAATCTTGTAGGAAGAATTGGCACTGGTTTATCTCATGTAGCTCTTTCATGTCTTGATTATGGAAGATATTCTGTAGCATGTGGTTGTGTTGGTGTTGCTCAAGCAGCCTTAGAAGATAGCTTAAGATATGCGAAAGAAAGACAACAATTTAATTCTACTATTAACGGTAATCAATTAATACAAAAGATGATAACAGAAATGGTAGTCAATATAAAGGCAGCAAGACAGCTATATTATAAGGCGGGCTATCTAAAGGATATCTGCGATCCAGATTCTATAATGGAGACTTGGGTGGTTAAATATTTTGCGTCAACTATGCTTACTAAAATAACAAGTGATGCTATTCAAATTCATGGTGGCAATGGTGTTTCTAATGAATATAGAGTTGAACGCTATTTCAGAGATGCAAGAGTAAATGAAATTATTGAGGGAACAACTCAGATACATGAAGTATTAATTGCAAATAACGCCTTCAGATCTATCTAG
- a CDS encoding HAD-IIIC family phosphatase, which translates to MSNIIKKVKCVVWDLDNTIWNGVLLEDSHIELRDGIVEIIKELDNRGILQSIASRNEHNQAIEKLNEFGLSEYFIYPQINWNAKSSSVKKIADSINIGIDTLAFIDDQVFEREEVKFTFPEVLCIDAEDIKDLLNMEQMNPLFITEDSKLRRKMYMSDIERKKLEEENTGTQEEFLASLNMHFTISEVGEGDLQRAEELTVRTHQLNATGYTYSYEELDAFRKSDDHKLFIAGLEDKFGSYGKIGLVLLECKSDVWTLKLLLMSCRVMSRGVGTIMLNYIMSIAKEANVRLQAEFVPTDRNRTMYVTYKFAGFKEVKEENGVVTLENELKYIPRTPEYIKVEFLETV; encoded by the coding sequence ATGAGTAATATCATTAAAAAAGTTAAATGCGTTGTATGGGATTTAGATAATACTATTTGGAATGGTGTTCTACTGGAAGATTCTCATATAGAATTACGAGATGGAATAGTTGAAATCATTAAGGAACTAGATAACCGTGGAATACTGCAATCAATTGCTAGCAGAAATGAGCATAATCAAGCTATCGAGAAGCTAAATGAATTTGGACTAAGTGAGTATTTTATATATCCGCAAATTAATTGGAACGCAAAGTCATCATCAGTTAAAAAGATTGCTGATTCTATAAATATAGGTATTGATACTCTTGCATTTATAGATGACCAAGTGTTTGAAAGAGAAGAGGTTAAGTTCACATTTCCAGAAGTATTATGCATAGATGCAGAAGATATAAAGGATTTACTTAACATGGAACAAATGAATCCTTTATTTATAACTGAGGATTCAAAGCTCAGAAGAAAAATGTACATGAGCGATATAGAGCGTAAAAAATTAGAAGAAGAAAATACAGGGACTCAAGAGGAGTTTCTCGCATCCTTAAATATGCATTTTACTATTTCAGAGGTAGGGGAAGGCGATTTGCAAAGAGCTGAAGAGCTTACTGTTAGGACTCATCAATTAAATGCTACCGGGTACACCTATTCTTATGAAGAACTTGATGCATTTAGAAAATCAGACGACCATAAGCTTTTTATTGCAGGATTAGAGGACAAGTTTGGAAGTTATGGGAAGATAGGATTAGTCCTCTTAGAATGCAAATCAGACGTATGGACATTAAAACTTTTATTAATGTCTTGCAGGGTAATGTCTAGAGGTGTTGGAACTATTATGCTCAATTATATTATGAGTATTGCTAAGGAAGCTAATGTTAGGCTGCAAGCAGAGTTTGTTCCTACTGATAGAAATAGAACAATGTACGTTACCTATAAGTTTGCCGGATTTAAAGAGGTAAAAGAAGAAAATGGAGTGGTGACTTTGGAGAATGAACTTAAATATATTCCTCGTACTCCTGAATACATAAAAGTAGAATTTTTAGAGACTGTATAA
- a CDS encoding 3-hydroxyacyl-CoA dehydrogenase family protein translates to MFIVILYQCHCPNESCLFLVNTSCISITKIASLTKRPDKVIGTHFMNPVHIKTAVEAIKGFYTSEETIEKTKELLSKMGKEMIIVNDLPGFVSNRISHLFMNEAAFVVQDQVAAPAEVDAIFKKCYGHVMGPLETADLIGLDTVVDSLEVLYESYQDPKFKCCPLLKKMVDANLKGRKTGKGFYDYTI, encoded by the coding sequence GTGTTCATCGTTATATTGTATCAATGTCATTGTCCTAATGAAAGTTGTTTATTCTTAGTTAATACATCTTGTATATCCATAACTAAAATAGCATCATTGACTAAACGACCAGACAAAGTTATAGGAACACATTTTATGAATCCGGTGCATATAAAAACTGCTGTTGAAGCAATAAAAGGTTTTTATACTTCTGAAGAAACAATTGAAAAAACAAAGGAACTACTTTCAAAGATGGGTAAAGAGATGATAATCGTAAATGATTTGCCTGGATTTGTATCAAACAGAATTTCTCATTTATTTATGAACGAAGCTGCATTCGTCGTGCAGGATCAAGTAGCAGCTCCAGCAGAGGTAGATGCAATATTCAAAAAGTGTTATGGACATGTAATGGGCCCTCTTGAGACGGCAGACCTTATAGGTCTTGATACAGTAGTAGATTCCCTTGAGGTTCTATATGAAAGTTATCAAGATCCTAAATTCAAGTGTTGCCCATTACTTAAGAAAATGGTTGATGCAAACCTAAAGGGAAGAAAAACTGGTAAAGGTTTTTACGATTATACAATTTAG
- the tet(O) gene encoding tetracycline resistance ribosomal protection protein Tet(O): MKIINLGILAHVDAGKTTLTESLLYTSGAIAELGSVDEGTTRTDTMNLERQRGITIQTAVTSFQWEDVKVNIIDTPGHMDFLAEVYRSLSVLDGAVLLVSAKDGIQAQTRILFHALQIMKIPTIFFINKIDQEGIDLPMVYREMKAKLSSEIIVKQKVGQHPHINVTDNDDMEQWDAVIMGNDELLEKYMSGKPFKMSELEQEENRRFQNGTLFPVYHGSAKNNLGIRQLIEVIASKFYSSTPEGQSELCGQVFKIEYSEKRRRFVYVRIYSGTLHLRDVIRISEKEKIKITEMYVPTNGELYSSDTACSGDIVILPNDVLQLNSILGNEILLPQRKFIENPLPMLQTTIAVKKSEQREILLGALTEISDGDPLLKYYVDTTTHEIILSFLGNVQMEVICAILEEKYHVEAEIKEPTVIYMERPLRKAEYTIHIEVPPNPFWASVGLSIEPLPIGSGVQYESRVSLGYLNQSFQNAVMEGVLYGCEQGLYGWKVTDCKICFEYGLYYSPVSTPADFRLLSPIVLEQALKKAGTELLEPYLHFEIYAPQEYLSRAYHDAPRYCADIVSTQIKNDEVILKGEIPARCIQEYRNDLTYFTNGQGVCLTELKGYQPAIGKFICQPRRPNSRIDKVRHMFHKLA; encoded by the coding sequence ATGAAAATAATTAACTTAGGCATTCTGGCTCACGTTGACGCAGGAAAGACAACATTAACGGAAAGTTTATTGTATACCAGTGGTGCAATTGCAGAACTAGGGAGCGTAGATGAAGGCACAACAAGGACAGATACAATGAATTTGGAGCGTCAAAGGGGAATCACTATCCAGACAGCAGTGACATCTTTTCAGTGGGAGGATGTAAAAGTCAACATTATAGATACGCCAGGCCATATGGATTTTTTGGCGGAAGTATACCGTTCTTTATCCGTATTAGACGGAGCAGTATTATTAGTTTCTGCAAAGGATGGCATACAGGCACAGACCCGTATACTGTTTCATGCACTACAGATAATGAAGATTCCGACAATTTTTTTCATCAATAAAATTGACCAAGAGGGGATTGATTTGCCAATGGTATATCGGGAAATGAAAGCAAAGCTTTCTTCGGAAATTATAGTGAAGCAAAAGGTTGGGCAGCATCCCCATATAAATGTAACGGACAATGACGATATGGAACAGTGGGATGCGGTAATTATGGGAAACGATGAACTATTAGAGAAATATATGTCAGGGAAACCGTTTAAAATGTCAGAACTGGAACAGGAAGAAAACAGGAGATTCCAAAACGGAACGTTATTTCCCGTTTATCACGGAAGCGCTAAAAACAATCTGGGGATTCGGCAGCTTATAGAAGTAATTGCCAGTAAATTTTATTCATCAACGCCTGAAGGTCAATCTGAACTATGCGGGCAGGTTTTTAAGATTGAATATTCAGAGAAAAGGCGGCGTTTTGTTTATGTGCGTATATATAGCGGAACATTGCATTTGAGGGATGTTATTAGAATATCTGAAAAAGAGAAAATAAAAATCACAGAGATGTATGTTCCGACAAACGGTGAATTATATTCATCCGATACAGCCTGCTCTGGTGATATTGTAATTTTACCAAATGATGTTTTGCAGCTAAACAGTATTTTGGGGAACGAAATACTGTTGCCGCAGAGAAAATTTATTGAAAATCCTCTCCCTATGCTCCAAACAACGATTGCAGTAAAGAAATCTGAACAGCGGGAAATATTGCTTGGGGCACTTACAGAAATTTCAGATGGCGACCCTCTTTTAAAATATTATGTGGATACTACAACGCATGAGATTATACTTTCTTTTTTGGGGAATGTGCAGATGGAAGTCATTTGTGCCATCCTTGAGGAAAAATATCATGTGGAGGCAGAAATAAAAGAGCCTACTGTTATATATATGGAAAGACCGCTTAGAAAAGCAGAATATACCATCCACATAGAAGTCCCGCCAAATCCTTTCTGGGCTTCTGTCGGGTTGTCCATAGAGCCGCTCCCTATTGGAAGCGGAGTGCAGTATGAAAGCAGAGTTTCACTTGGATATTTAAATCAATCGTTCCAAAATGCGGTTATGGAGGGGGTTCTTTATGGCTGCGAGCAGGGGCTGTATGGATGGAAAGTGACAGACTGTAAAATCTGTTTTGAATATGGATTGTATTATAGTCCTGTAAGTACCCCCGCAGACTTTCGGCTGCTTTCCCCTATCGTATTGGAGCAGGCTTTAAAAAAAGCAGGGACAGAACTATTAGAGCCATATCTCCACTTTGAAATTTATGCACCGCAGGAATATCTCTCACGGGCGTATCATGATGCTCCAAGGTATTGTGCAGATATTGTAAGTACTCAGATAAAGAATGACGAGGTCATTCTGAAAGGAGAAATCCCTGCTAGATGTATTCAAGAATACAGGAACGATTTAACTTATTTCACAAATGGGCAGGGAGTCTGCTTGACAGAGTTAAAAGGATACCAGCCAGCTATTGGTAAATTTATTTGCCAACCCCGCCGCCCGAATAGCCGTATAGATAAGGTTCGGCATATGTTCCACAAGTTAGCTTAA
- a CDS encoding recombinase family protein, translating into MAKKVTVIPATINRFDFQPITSIRRRRVAGYARVSTDTEEQATSYEAQVDYYTTYIKSREDWEFVKVYTDEGISATNTNRRDGFNEMVQDALDGKIDLIITKSVSRFARNTVDSLVTVRKLKEKGVEIFFEKENIWTLDAKGELLITIMSSLAQEESRSISENTTWGKRKAFADGKVSLAYSNFLGYDKGPNGEFVINEEQAKIVRLIYKLYLEGFSHYKIAEKLTEMGIPTPMGKDKWWCSTVIQILTNEKYKGDALLQKEYTVDFLTKKKKKNEGEIPQYYVEGHHEPIIPPETFDLVRAEILRRQKIGTKYMGNSIYYAKIRCGNCGGIYGAKVWHSNDKYRRVVYQCNNKYQKKKKGCNCKTPHLYEHQIQEAFVSAFNQVMKDKDELVENMDVIIRVACDTSEVEQKLDDVRDEIKVLIQRTQEFVSQNARKEQDQIEYLRRYDEMVERYEALREEEGQLKAEIEERKLKSGVIKEYINRLSEQDEVLTEFDSDLWCGLVDFITVYAKGDVRVTFKDGTEIKA; encoded by the coding sequence ATGGCAAAGAAAGTAACGGTAATACCTGCTACCATCAATCGTTTTGATTTTCAGCCGATAACTTCGATTAGAAGACGAAGAGTTGCAGGATATGCCCGTGTTTCAACGGATACAGAAGAACAGGCAACAAGCTACGAGGCGCAGGTGGATTATTATACAACCTACATAAAGAGCAGAGAAGATTGGGAATTTGTAAAGGTTTACACGGACGAAGGTATATCAGCAACAAACACGAATCGACGAGACGGATTCAACGAAATGGTGCAGGATGCACTTGATGGAAAAATTGACCTGATCATTACAAAGTCGGTCAGCCGATTTGCGAGAAACACGGTTGATTCCCTCGTGACAGTAAGAAAACTGAAAGAAAAGGGCGTGGAGATTTTCTTTGAAAAGGAGAATATCTGGACGCTCGATGCAAAGGGAGAACTCCTTATTACGATAATGAGTTCTTTGGCACAGGAAGAATCACGCAGTATTTCAGAGAACACCACTTGGGGTAAGAGAAAAGCCTTTGCAGACGGTAAGGTCAGCTTGGCTTATTCAAATTTCCTTGGGTATGATAAGGGACCGAATGGGGAATTTGTAATCAACGAGGAGCAGGCAAAGATAGTCAGACTTATTTACAAACTTTACCTTGAGGGATTTTCGCATTACAAGATTGCAGAAAAACTTACGGAGATGGGTATTCCTACACCAATGGGAAAAGATAAATGGTGGTGTTCTACGGTGATTCAGATTCTTACAAACGAGAAGTACAAAGGGGATGCACTTTTGCAGAAAGAGTATACAGTTGACTTTTTGACAAAGAAGAAAAAGAAGAACGAAGGGGAAATACCACAGTATTATGTGGAAGGACATCACGAACCCATCATTCCACCGGAAACCTTTGATTTGGTAAGGGCAGAGATTTTACGAAGACAGAAAATCGGCACAAAGTATATGGGCAATAGCATTTATTATGCAAAGATACGATGTGGGAATTGTGGTGGCATTTACGGTGCCAAGGTTTGGCATTCCAACGATAAATACCGTAGGGTTGTGTATCAATGCAATAACAAATACCAGAAGAAAAAGAAGGGGTGTAACTGCAAAACACCGCATTTGTACGAACATCAGATACAGGAGGCTTTCGTATCAGCTTTTAATCAAGTGATGAAAGATAAGGACGAGCTGGTAGAGAACATGGATGTTATTATCAGAGTAGCTTGTGACACCTCAGAAGTTGAACAGAAACTTGACGATGTGAGAGATGAAATCAAAGTTTTGATTCAAAGAACGCAGGAATTTGTTAGTCAGAATGCTCGAAAGGAACAAGACCAGATAGAGTATTTAAGACGCTACGATGAGATGGTGGAACGATATGAGGCCTTAAGGGAAGAGGAAGGACAGTTAAAAGCCGAGATTGAGGAGCGTAAACTAAAGTCGGGTGTAATTAAGGAGTACATCAACCGATTGTCTGAGCAGGACGAAGTTTTGACTGAATTCGACAGTGACCTATGGTGCGGTTTGGTAGATTTCATCACGGTTTATGCAAAAGGAGATGTAAGGGTTACATTTAAGGACGGAACAGAGATAAAAGCATAA